In Flavobacterium sp. GSB-24, the genomic window TGAATAGTCCGTACGATCATGAAATTACTTTTTCCACTATTGGTGTTGTTTTTAATATTATATACATTTTTATAGGTGTTGGTGTATATCTAATTTTTGTACTTGAAGCAGGAAGAACAATTATTGCTGCTCATGAAGAATTTGAAAAAAAACAAGCTGAAAAAAAAGCGCTTAAAAAAGCAAGAAAAGAAGCTGGACTTTAATGAATAAAATATGAATTCAAATACATTAGAGCATACCGAAGCCTGGGTGATTGCTCTCCTCCTTTTTGCATTGATGCTTATTTCAAGCTTTGTTGGAAAACAAATTGGAAATTACATTCATAATAAAAATCAAACTGAAGAAAAACCGCCAGAAACTTCGGCTCTCATTGCTTTGCTTTTTTTCTTACTTGCATTTACATTTGGTATGAGCGGCGAACGCTACGATTCGCGAAGAAAGGTTGTTGTAGAAGAAGCCAATATTATTGGTACTGCCATATTGCGAGCTGATTTATATCCGGACACGACTAGAGCTTTATTTCGTAAAGATTTTAAAGATTATGTAGAAACACGAATTTCTTATTATACGGCAGGCCCAGATGCAAAAGGGATTTTAAAAGCCGACAGCTTATCGCAGATTATATCGGCTAAATTATGGAAACGTGCAACTTCACTTTCTAAAGATCCCGCTAATTTAGCTGCAACGCAGCAAATGATTCCTGCTTTAAATGATATGATTGATGTAACTACTACCCGGCTT contains:
- a CDS encoding two pore domain potassium channel family protein — its product is MLIELALTGKFIVDIVKRLRNDKTFRTLGFLLFVLILVGTMFFWLVEHLPFLKALAYSVGTLSMNSPYDHEITFSTIGVVFNIIYIFIGVGVYLIFVLEAGRTIIAAHEEFEKKQAEKKALKKARKEAGL